In the Burkholderia multivorans ATCC BAA-247 genome, CTCGCGCCGCTGATCGTCGGTGCGTTCGGCATCGCGATCGAGCGCTCGATGCTGCGCTGGCTGTACAAGCTCGATCACCTGTACGGGCTGCTGCTGACATTCGGTCTCACGCTCGTCGTCGAAGGCGTGTTCCGCTCGATCTACGGCTCGTCGGGGCAGCCGTACGACGTGCCGTCGCAGCTGTCCGGCGCGACCAATCTCGGCTTCATGTTCCTGCCGAACTATCGTGCGTGGGTCGTCGTCGCGTCGCTCGCGGTGTGCCTCGCCACCTGGTTCGTGATCGAGAAGACGCGGCTCGGCGCCTACCTGCGTGCGGGCACCGAGAACCCGAAGCTCGTCGAGGCGTTCGGCGTGAACGTGCCGATGATGATCACGCTCACCTACGGCTTCGGCGTCGCGCTCGCCGCCTTCGCAGGCGTGCTCGCCGCGCCGGTGATCCAGGTGTCGCCGCTGATGGGCCAGCCGATGATCATCACCGTGTTCGCGGTGGTCGTGATCGGCGGGATGGGGTCGATTC is a window encoding:
- a CDS encoding branched-chain amino acid ABC transporter permease; the protein is MEIFGIPLPAMLSQLLLGLVNGSFYAILSLGLAVIFGLLNVINFAHGALFMLGAMLAWMGLSYFGLPYWAMLVLAPLIVGAFGIAIERSMLRWLYKLDHLYGLLLTFGLTLVVEGVFRSIYGSSGQPYDVPSQLSGATNLGFMFLPNYRAWVVVASLAVCLATWFVIEKTRLGAYLRAGTENPKLVEAFGVNVPMMITLTYGFGVALAAFAGVLAAPVIQVSPLMGQPMIITVFAVVVIGGMGSILGSIVTGLLLGVIEGFTRVFYPEASATVVFVIMAIVLLIRPAGLFGKEK